The following coding sequences lie in one Musa acuminata AAA Group cultivar baxijiao chromosome BXJ1-8, Cavendish_Baxijiao_AAA, whole genome shotgun sequence genomic window:
- the LOC103993818 gene encoding F-box protein SKIP22 encodes MKLRIRSVASKETLRIQAPDPSSLHDLKTLIARALSSSSSISIPPGSIRLSLNRKDELLPSSPQDSLHSLGLTAGDLIFFSIVPDSQTLAPSPSPAPAPEEIVESSNLAPVPPPETPSAVDDTPFRLSAQTLNFSSSSVAASVEIAESSNLSPVSTQNNPSAIASDLTSPQAEVVQQDDVMALDVEPVVVRNSLAVPCYLKRVIEAEKGEAEGLLGRLVITFHAAFLESGFVVSGGGGGSGSRFPGGCPSKAATFSVQYTLPELVGAVDSRGVKVAILRFSMMGNYATVYGFLNGDHQDVYRVCIDLSKLAPLLSLSMDSLSKQEEKEVFGLWKVVKDGLTLPLLIDICQKNGLPSPTCFMRLPTDLKIKILEFVSGIDVAKIGCTCSELRYLSSNDDLWKLRFLEEFGSVNERVLVGRSWKDKYVNYWVRRKEAEKMITERANLFRRPSVILRRFNPAGTLRLPVQGGDYDRFPAIGGFAPGVLGLGVPRLPARRNFSPDCNLGGNDAGFFA; translated from the coding sequence ATGAAGCTTCGAATTCGCTCCGTGGCGTCGAAGGAGACGCTGAGGATCCAAGCCCCTGACCCCTCCTCTCTCCACGACCTCAAAACCCTCATCGCACGcgccctctcttcctcctcctcgatctCGATCCCGCCGGGGTCAATCCGCCTCTCCCTTAACCGCAAGGATGAGCTCCTTCCTTCCTCTCCCCAGGACTCGCTCCACTCCCTCGGCCTCACCGCCGGAGATCTTATCTTCTTCTCTATCGTCCCTGACTCCCAAACCCTAGCCCCGTCCCCCTCCCCGGCCCCCGCTCCGGAGGAAATCGTGGAAAGCTCGAATCTTGCCCCAGTTCCTCCGCCAGAGACCCCCAGTGCCGTGGATGATACGCCGTTCCGCCTGAGCGCTCAAACTCTAAacttttcctcttcctctgtcGCCGCTTCAGTGGAAATTGCGGAAAGCTCGAATCTTTCGCCGGTGTCGACGCAGAATAACCCCAGTGCCATAGCGTCAGATTTGACTTCACCTCAAGCCGAGGTGGTTCAACAAGATGATGTCATGGCATTAGACGTAGAGCCCGTTGTCGTGCGGAATTCTCTGGCAGTTCCATGTTATCTTAAGAGGGTCATCGAAGCCGAGAAGGGAGAAGCCGAGGGTCTTCTGGGTCGCCTGGTCATCACCTTCCATGCTGCTTTTCTCGAGTCCGGATTCGTGGtcagtggcggtggcggtggcagtGGATCCCGATTTCCCGGAGGATGTCCATCAAAAGCTGCTACTTTTTCCGTTCAATACACTCTTCCTGAGCTCGTGGGTGCTGTTGACAGCAGGGGTGTCAAAGTGGCAATTTTGAGGTTCTCGATGATGGGGAATTATGCGACTGTTTATGGATTTCTGAACGGAGATCATCAGGATGTGTACCGAGTGTGTATTGATCTGTCAAAGCTGGCACCTTTGTTATCTTTATCTATGGATTCTCTGAGCAAACAAGAAGAAAAGGAGGTTTTTGGACTATGGAAGGTTGTGAAAGATGGACTCACGTTGCCTCTCCTTATTGATATATGCCAGAAGAATGGGCTACCTTCTCCCACGTGCTTCATGCGCCTTCCAACTGATCTCAAGATCAAGATTCTGGAGTTTGTTTCGGGCATTGATGTCGCAAAGATTGGGTGCACTTGTTCTGAGTTGCGGTATCTGTCATCAAATGATGATCTTTGGAAGCTGAGGTTTCTTGAGGAGTTTGGGTCGGTGAATGAGAGGGTACTCGTGGGCAGAAGCTGGAAAGACAAGTATGTGAATTACTGGGTGAGGAGGAAGGAAGCTGAGAAGATGATAACAGAAAGGGCGAACCTATTTCGCAGGCCCAGTGTTATTTTGCGTAGGTTTAACCCAGCTGGTACCCTGAGGCTTCCTGTGCAAGGTGGAGATTATGACAGGTTCCCTGCAATTGGTGGTTTTGCCCCAGGGGTTCTGGGATTAGGAGTTCCACGTCTGCCCGCTCGAAGAAACTTTTCACCTGACTGTAATCTTGGAGGAAATGATGCAGGTTTCTTTGCATGA
- the LOC135680716 gene encoding squalene monooxygenase SE1-like, translating to MEGTYPLGVIAASILAFLLLLGIHGRWGKGRKAAGKRDSGRVAAGFGGADVIVVGAGVTGSALAYALGKDGRRVHVIERDLAEPDTIVGEGLQPRGCLNLFELGLEDCVDEIDAQRVLGYVLYKNGRSAKLSIPLEKYHVDVAARCFHHGRFIQRLREKAASLSSVQLKQGAVTSLIKEDGIVKGVVYKTKSGKESKAFAPLTVVCDGCFSNLRHTLCSSKVDVPSYFVGLLLEDCQLPFPNYAHIILADPSIVLFYSISSTETRCLVDVPGQKVPSIANGEMENYLKTIVAPQVPTELRDAFVAAIDKGNIRSMPCKSMPADAHLTPGVLLMGDAFNMRHPLTGGGMTVGLSDVIVLRDLLRPLHDLHDAAALCKYLESFYILRKPVASTMNMLADAFYKLFSASPDEARKEIGQAYFDCLSLGGRFSSDSTALIGGLIASPLHLVIHFLVAVTHGVGHLLLPIPSVRGLRGSARLISAAAGIVLPLMKAEGVRQTFFPATFPAYYRDPPAQLKQ from the exons ATGGAGGGAACGTACCCATTGGGAGTCATCGCTGCTTCGATCCTagcgtttctcctcctcctcgggaTCCATGGACGTTGGGGGAAGGGCCGGAAGGCCGCTGGAAAGCGCGATTCCGGCAGGGTGGCCGCCGGGTTTGGTGGGGCCGATGTTATCGTCGTCGGCGCCGGGGTCACCGGCTCCGCTCTTGCTTATGCTCTCGGGAAG GATGGTAGACGTGTGCATGTCATCGAGAGAGATTTGGCTGAGCCCGACACAATTGTTGGTGAAGGCTTGCAACCTCGAGGTTGCCTAAACTTATTTGAGCTAGGGCTCGAGG ATTGTGTCGACGAGATCGATGCTCAGCGGGTCCTTGGCTATGTTCTTTACAAAAATGGGAGAAGCGCCAAACTATCAATACCTCTGGAGAAGTATCATGTAGATGTTGCTGCCAGGTGCTTCCATCATGGGCGTTTCATCCAAAGATTGCGAGAGAAAGCAGCGTCCTTGTCCAG TGTTCAGTTGAAGCAGGGAGCTGTGACATCCTTGATCAAAGAAGACGGAATAGTTAAGGGGGTAGTTTACAAGACTAAATCTGGTAAAGAATCGAAAGCTTTTGCACCTCTTACAGTTGTATGTGATGGCTGCTTTTCGAATCTGAGGCACACACTCTGTTCCTCCAAG GTGGATGTACCTTCTtattttgttggtttgcttctggaGGACTGTCAACTTCCATTTCCGAACTATGCGCATATTATCTTAGCGGATCCTTCAATAGTATTGTTCTACTCGATAAGTAGCACGGAGACTCGCTGTTTGGTTGATGTCCCCGGGCAGAAGGTTCCTTCTATTGCGAATGGTGAAATGGAAAATTATTTGAAGACTATTGTGGCACCTCAG GTTCCGACTGAGCTGCGTGATGCTTTTGTTGCGGCCATTGATAAAGGAAACATCAGATCTATGCCATGCAAAAGCATGCCAGCTGATGCTCATCTTACACCCGGAGTCCTCTTGATGGGGGATGCATTCAATATGCGCCATCCCCTAACTGGTGGAGGAATGACGGTGGGCTTATCTGATGTAATCGTGCTACGTGATCTTCTTAGGCCTCTCCATGATCTCCATGATGCTGCTGCTCTCTGCAAATACTTGGAATCTTTCTACATTTTGCGGAAA CCGGTTGCTTCTACAATGAACATGCTGGCAGATGCGTTTTACAAATTATTCAGCGCATCACCTGATGAAGCTAGGAAGGAAATTGGACAAGCCTATTTTGACTGTCTGAGCCTTGGAGGTAGGTTTTCAAGTGACTCTACTGCTTTAATCGGTGGTCTTATTGCTAGCCCACTGCATCTGGTTATCCACTTCCTTGTTGCTGTTACTCATGGAGTTGGTCATCTACTGTTGCCAATTCCATCAGTCCGGGGATTACGTGGTAGTGCGAGACTGATATCT GCTGCTGCAGGTATCGTTCTCCCCCTCATGAAAGCAGAAGGGGTTAGGCAAACGTTCTTCCCTGCTACTTTTCCTGCATATTATAGAGATCCTCCTGCCCAACTGAAACAATAA